In one Drosophila gunungcola strain Sukarami chromosome 2R unlocalized genomic scaffold, Dgunungcola_SK_2 000004F, whole genome shotgun sequence genomic region, the following are encoded:
- the LOC128253725 gene encoding major facilitator superfamily domain-containing protein 6 gives MVRLNRRLLPIKAHFFFFMAAMGPILPQLPVIGKQIGVPPDVMGYIMAVLPILYVLAKPMVGFLVDYFTSLRKFIFIALILIMTLAFAGFYFLPDNSHFIPLEDGSAQWNVSVLETPPDCSFSIYSSRAFCQTTHQANCIQEGEEAEHPVLIVAYEAGLNLSQNMLHENGSYHMCLTQPASSEWTQANASCHLQPVNQCIYGAGKFWLFVCLLCIGIVGFNVTNSISDACCFDLLGDEEQGKYGAQRVWGTIGFGATALLAGVVVNWWTSDAIKSLTPALIIMCVFSLMDLFSVSRLKLPKLGGSESIWSDVWQLVRQPPIVVFLFFATMAGIIDSFIIYFMFWHLEQVAEATGYMHQIKLIEGLVVAAECLAGEVPFFFYSGKIIKKLGYVHCMSMCFFFYAVRLSLIAWIPNPWYLVGVELFFQGITYALCYTCIVAYASAVAPPGTSATVQGLMAGMDDGLGFSIGSLIGGLMFNSLGGRESFKYFAIAAICTCVAHIVVRPTSRKRQFLPKQGYQPPPEQEIKHPPAQELQEIR, from the exons ATGGTGCGACTCAACAGGCGCCTGCTGCCCATCAAGGcacatttcttcttttttatgGCAG ccATGGGACCTATTTTGCCACAACTGCCGGTGATTGGCAAGCAAATCGGAGTTCCACCGGACGTAATGGGCTACATAATGGCCGTCTTGCCTATACTCTATGTCCTGGCCAAGCCCATGGTGGGATTTCTAGTGGATTACTTCACG AGCCTGCGGAAGTTCATCTTCATCGCTCTTATTCTAATCATGACACTTGCCTTTGCTGGATTTTATTTCCTGCCCGACAATTCGCACTTCATCCCGTTGGAGGACGGCAGTGCCCAGTGGAATGTGTCGGTGCTGGAAACTCCACCGGATTGTAGCTTCTCGATTTACTCCTCCAGAGCGTTTTGCCAAACGACTCATCAGGCGAATTGTATTCAGGAAGGAGAGGAAGCAGAACATCCCGTCCTAATTGTGGCTTATGAGGCAGGACTCAATCTCAGCCAGAATATGCTTCATGAAAACGGCAGTTATCACATGTGCTTAACCCAACCAGCATCCAGTGAATGGACTCAAGCTAATGCATCTTGTCATTTGCAACCTGTGAACCAATGCATCTATGGAGCTGGCAAATTCTGGCTTTTCGTGTGCCTGCTCTGCATTGGAATCGTTGGCTTCAACGTGACCAATTCCATATCCGATGCCTGCTGCTTCGATCTGCTGGGCGACGAGGAGCAGGGCAAGTACGGAGCACAACGAGTGTGGGGCACCATAGGGTTTGGAGCTACGGCCTTGCTAGCTGGCGTTGTGGTCAACTGGTGGACCTCGGACGCCATTAAAAGTCTGACACCCGCCTTGATCATCATGTGCGTTTTCAGTTTAATGGATCTGTTTAGTGTATCCAGACTGAAGCTGCCCAAACTGGGTGGCTCCGAGTCCATCTGGAGCGATGTGTGGCAACTGGTTCGTCAGCCACCCATAGTGGTCTTCCTGTTCTTCGCCACCATGGCCGGCATCATCGACTCGTTCATCATCTACTTCATGTTCTGGCACTTGGAACAGGTGGCCGAGGCCACTGGCTACATGCATCAGATCAAACTGATCGAGGGTCTGGTGGTGGCCGCCGAGTGCCTGGCCGGAGAGGTGCCCTTCTTCTTCTACAGTGGGAAGATCATCAAGAAGCTGGGCTACGTTCACTGCATGAGcatgtgctttttcttctacGCGGTGCGGCTATCACTGATTGCCTGGATACCAAATCCCTGGTATCTGGTCGGAGTGGAACTCTTTTTCCAGGGCATTACCTATGCCCTGTGCTACACCTGCATCGTGGCCTACGCCTCGGCGGTGGCTCCGCCAGGAACTTCGGCCACGGTCCAGGGATTGATGGCTGGCATGGATGATGGGCTTGGATTCTCCATTGGGTCCCTGATCGGCGGTCTGATGTTCAACAGTCTGGGGGGACGAGAAAGTTTCAAATACTTTGCCATCGCTGCCATTTGCACCTGCGTGGCCCACATTGTGGTGCGTCCCACCTCCAGAAAACGACAGTTCCTGCCCAAGCAGGGATACCAGCCTCCCCCGGAACAGGAGATTAAGCACCCGCCGGCTCAGGAATTGCAGGAGATTCGTTAG
- the LOC128253724 gene encoding transferrin, with translation MQWLTLSLVGLFASFLSISILISIPMCVAVEPPDDGKLRVCVVESRGIYRKTPKFCPLLEAKSNIECVIGVDRLDCVRRIHKGTAHFGVLTSEDLVAARWASVEILVASELRSHQSHFEYEIVAVVDNQADIHTVHDLRGAKLCHPGYGLGNHWTEVLANYFEAAMVSKTCDPELTVTEDRISSTARYFGPSCKAGPWVPDPKQDRILKSRYPSLCELCYDPVNCDQNDKHWGRRGALYCLTSGGGNVAYARLDDVRSHFGLSGIAAQANPSEYSYLCPDGHLQPINVTKPCVWVAKPWPVVAARRTHAAQIQRLVTGLNHDEPDSWQSALLSLLETYHVFTVPLDNVISIDDYLDQATAFQSAYSFPECNPPRSIVFCTTSIIQHIKCSWLQEASQVYGVQPNIQCVRTMDVQQCLDDTKFKAADVVLVDQEMRVKAQRDYNLVPLLYEFATDMHDRYVTIALVHKDAKFQSFNDLRGARACLPSYEGAAHLSVQETIVNATGKVHSLHSFFHRDSCLWHPDKGRKCPLHYQGDEGALRCLSEGADVAFLSSDVYNKYVGGNLTANWLAKGNHKDFRVLCPYGGIEKRSNFKYCYLHWTTRGHLMTHNSSLTRHHEIYNSLRDMDQLFGRKYKSETRPFTLFGIFDKRNNVLFRDTTDGLLGLQELHRDNAKRVMEHIYDRYTNTQYYKNFDESGASQFSYNYWILIFCFFITLQRQFS, from the exons ATGCAGTGGCTTACATTAAGTTTGGTGGGGCTGTTCGCCTCGTTCttatcaatatcaatattaaTATCAATACCAATGTGCGTGGCTGTGGAACCGCCCGATGATGGCAAAT TGCGGGTCTGTGTGGTGGAATCGCGTGGCATTTATCGGAAAACCCCCAAGTTCTGCCCGCTGCTGGAGGCCAAGAGCAACATCGAGTGCGTCATCGGCGTGGACCGGCTGGATTGCGTGCGTCGCATCCACAAGGGCACTGCCCACTTTGGAGTGCTCACCTCGGAGGATCTGGTGGCCGCCCGCTGGGCCAGCGTGGAGATCCTGGTGGCCAGTGAGCTAAGATCGCACCAGTCGCACTTTGAGTACGAAATTGTTGCTGTGGTGGACAATCAGGCCGATATCCACACGGTCCATGATCTGCGTGGCGCCAAGCTGTGCCATCCCGGCTATGGATTGGGCAATCACTGGACAGAGGTCCTGGCGAAT TACTTCGAAGCTGCCATGGTATCCAAGACCTGTGATCCGGAACTGACCGTTACGGAGGATCGGATTTCATCGACGGCCAGGTACTTTGGTCCCAGCTGCAAGGCGGGTCCCTGGGTGCCTGATCCCAAGCAGGATCGCATCCTAAAGAGTCGCTATCCCTCGCTGTGCGAACTGTGCTATGATCCGGTCAACTGTGACCAGAACGACAAGCACTGGGGACGACGTGGAGCTCTCTACTGTCTGACCAGTGGTGGTGGCAACGTGGCCTATGCTCGTCTGGATGATGTGCGCAGTCATTTTGGG TTATCTGGCATTGCGGCTCAGGCGAATCCCTCGGAGTACAGCTACCTCTGCCCGGATGGTCATCTGCAGCCGATAAACGTGACCAAACCATGTGTGTGGGTGGCCAAACCCTGGCCCGTGGTGGCTGCACGTCGCACCCATGCCGCCCAAATACAGCGTTTGGTCACGGGACTTAATCATGACGAGCCGGACAGTTGGCAGAGTGCCCTGCTGAGCCTCCTGGAGACATACCACGTTTTTACCGTCCCACTGGACAATGTAATATCCATCGATGACTACCTGGATCAGGCCACCGCCTTCCAGTCGGCCTACAGCTTTCCGGAGTGCAATCCGCCGAGGTCGATTGTCTTTTGCACCACGTCCATCATTCAGCACATCAAGTGCTCCTGGCTGCAGGAGGCCTCGCAAGTGTACGGTGTCCAGCCGAATATCCAATGCGTGAGGACCATGGATGTGCAACAGTGCCTGGATGATACCAAGTTCAAGGCAGCCGATGTGGTGCTTGTGGATCAGGAAATGCGGGTAAAGGCCCAGCGGGATTATAATTTAGTGCCACTGCTGTATGAGTTCGCCACGGATATGCATGATCGGTATGTGACCATTGCTCTGGTGCACAAGGATGCCAAGTTCCAGAGCTTCAACGATCTCAGGGGAGCCAGAGCCTGTTTGCCCTCGTACGAGGGAGCTGCCCATTTGTCTGTCCAGGAGACTATTGTGAATGCCACGGGCAAGGTGCACTCGCTGCACTCCTTCTTCCACCGCGACTCTTGTCTGTGGCATCCGGATAAGGGCAGAAAGTGCCCGCTGCACTATCAGGGTGATGAAGGTGCACTCCGCTGCCTTTCCGAGGGTGCCGATGTGGCCTTTCTCAGTTCGGATGTGTACAACAAGTATGTGGGTGGCAATCTCACTGCGAATTGGTTGGCTAAGGGCAACCACAAGGACTTCCGGGTGCTGTGCCCCTATGGAGGCATTGAAAAACGTTCCAACTTTAAGTACTGCTACCTCCATTGGACCACCCGTGGCCACCTGATGACCCACAATTCCTCACTGACGCGTCATCATGAGATCTACAATTCCCTGCGCGACATGGATCAGTTATTTGGCCGGAAGTACAAGAGTGAGACACGTCCTTTCACCCTTTTTGGCATCTTCGACAAGCGGAACAATGTGCTGTTTCGGGACACCACCGATGGGTTGCTGGGCCTCCAGGAGCTGCACCGCGATAATGCCAAGCGGGTGATGGAGCACATCTATGATCGGTATACCAACACCCAGTACTACAAGAACTTTGACGAGAGTGGAGCTTCGCAATTTAGCTATAATTACtggattttaattttctgctTCTTTATCACGCTGCAGCGTCAATTTTCTTAG
- the LOC128253729 gene encoding dnaJ homolog subfamily B member 6 isoform X2: protein MVDYYKVLDVARSATDSEVKKAYRKLALKWHPDKNPDNLDEANKRFRELSEAYEVLSDEKKRRIYDEYGKDGLGERGQSRSHARHHYNTHDFDDFDIMGGFPFVFRPPEEVFREFFGVNSPFADFFRDANGYSNGSTSGSSSSRRHGGSSGASRHHHHHQHKLASPFGAPMLNYSMMDFFMPTSGFTSFSSMTSGNGSSGVTHISSGPSAGVKRTSTSTVFVNGKKLMTKRVVENGKETVFSYENDVLKSKTVNGVSQKLSSIAN, encoded by the exons ATGGTGGACTATTATAAAGTTTTGGATGTGGCGCGGTCAGCTACCGACAGTGAAGTGAAAAAGGC ATATCGAAAATTAGCGCTGAAATGGCACCCAGACAAGAACCCCGACAACCTGGATGAGGCCAACAAACGCTTTCGCGAGCTGTCCGAAGCCTACGAAGTCCTATCCGATG AAAAGAAGCGTCGCATCTACGACGAGTACGGCAAGGATGGGCTGGGTGAACGTGGCCAGAGTCGGTCGCATGCCCGCCACCACTACAATACACACGATTTCGATGACTTTGATATTATGGGCGGCTTTCCATTTGTCTTCCGCCCGCCAGAGGAGGTGTTCCGCGAGTTTTTCGGCGTGAACTCGCCCTTCGCCGACTTCTTCAGAG ATGCCAACGGATATTCGAATGGCAGCACGAGCGGATCGAGCAGCAGTCGACGCCATGGAGGCAGCAGTGGAGCGTCTCGGCACCACCATCATCACCAGCACAAATTGGCCAGCCCGTTCGGGGCACCCATGCTCAACTACTCGATGATGGACTTCTTCATGCCCACCAGCGGCTTCACCTCGTTCTCGTCGATGACGAGCGGCAATGGCAGTAGCGGCGTCACCCACATCTCCAGTGGCCCCAGCGCCGGTGTCAAGCGCACCTCCACCTCGACGGTGTTTGTCAATGGCAAGAAACTGATGACCAAGCG AGTCGTCGAAAACGGCAAGGAAACTGTCTTTTCTTATGAAAATGATGTCCTTAAATCAAAGACTGTGAATGGAGTTTCCCAAAAGCTCTCTTCAATAGCTAATTAA
- the LOC128253729 gene encoding dnaJ homolog subfamily B member 2 isoform X1, whose amino-acid sequence MVDYYKVLDVARSATDSEVKKAYRKLALKWHPDKNPDNLDEANKRFRELSEAYEVLSDARKRKIYDARATLHKSSTTGSSSNSSSYSRYRSGSGGASSYGRDYDYDYYPGSGYGSGSGSGRRSGNRYQAFTFRNIFEGTPFHKLFEKKRRIYDEYGKDGLGERGQSRSHARHHYNTHDFDDFDIMGGFPFVFRPPEEVFREFFGVNSPFADFFRDANGYSNGSTSGSSSSRRHGGSSGASRHHHHHQHKLASPFGAPMLNYSMMDFFMPTSGFTSFSSMTSGNGSSGVTHISSGPSAGVKRTSTSTVFVNGKKLMTKRVVENGKETVFSYENDVLKSKTVNGVSQKLSSIAN is encoded by the exons ATGGTGGACTATTATAAAGTTTTGGATGTGGCGCGGTCAGCTACCGACAGTGAAGTGAAAAAGGC ATATCGAAAATTAGCGCTGAAATGGCACCCAGACAAGAACCCCGACAACCTGGATGAGGCCAACAAACGCTTTCGCGAGCTGTCCGAAGCCTACGAAGTCCTATCCGATG CACGTAAGCGAAAGATCTACGATGCCCGTGCCACGCTGCACAAATCCTCGACCACcggaagcagcagcaacagcagctccTACTCCCGCTACCGCAGCGGGAGCGGTGGAGCCTCGTCCTATGGCCGGGACTACGACTACGACTACTATCCGGGTTCAGGCTACGGATCCGGTTCCGGTTCCGGAAGGCGGTCCGGCAATCGATACCAGGCCTTCACCTTCCGCAACATTTTCGAGGGCACTCCGTTTCACAAGCTGTTCG AAAAGAAGCGTCGCATCTACGACGAGTACGGCAAGGATGGGCTGGGTGAACGTGGCCAGAGTCGGTCGCATGCCCGCCACCACTACAATACACACGATTTCGATGACTTTGATATTATGGGCGGCTTTCCATTTGTCTTCCGCCCGCCAGAGGAGGTGTTCCGCGAGTTTTTCGGCGTGAACTCGCCCTTCGCCGACTTCTTCAGAG ATGCCAACGGATATTCGAATGGCAGCACGAGCGGATCGAGCAGCAGTCGACGCCATGGAGGCAGCAGTGGAGCGTCTCGGCACCACCATCATCACCAGCACAAATTGGCCAGCCCGTTCGGGGCACCCATGCTCAACTACTCGATGATGGACTTCTTCATGCCCACCAGCGGCTTCACCTCGTTCTCGTCGATGACGAGCGGCAATGGCAGTAGCGGCGTCACCCACATCTCCAGTGGCCCCAGCGCCGGTGTCAAGCGCACCTCCACCTCGACGGTGTTTGTCAATGGCAAGAAACTGATGACCAAGCG AGTCGTCGAAAACGGCAAGGAAACTGTCTTTTCTTATGAAAATGATGTCCTTAAATCAAAGACTGTGAATGGAGTTTCCCAAAAGCTCTCTTCAATAGCTAATTAA
- the LOC128253733 gene encoding lysozyme 1 → MWHIWLLVLLSLSVVASGRQVGRCSLARRLYRYGVPYNELPDWMCLVEGESSFDTKAINPSNADGSVDWGLFQINDRYWCKPADGRPSSDLCRLPCRLLLSDDIRYSIACAKYIRKQQGFSAWVAWNNRCQGVKPNVNHCFRRLHRNSG, encoded by the coding sequence ATGTGGCACATTTGGCTGCTGGTTCTCTTATCACTATCAGTTGTGGCCAGTGGCCGCCAGGTGGGCAGATGCAGCTTGGCCCGAAGGCTTTACCGGTACGGAGTACCCTACAACGAGCTGCCCGACTGGATGTGCCTCGTGGAGGGCGAGAGCTCCTTTGACACCAAGGCCATCAATCCCAGCAATGCTGATGGCTCTGTGGACTGGGGTCTGTTCCAGATCAACGATCGCTACTGGTGTAAGCCGGCGGATGGTCGTCCCTCCAGCGATCTCTGTCGACTGCCCTGCCGTCTGCTGCTGAGCGATGATATCCGGTACTCGATCGCATGTGCCAAGTATATTAGGAAACAGCAAGGATTCTCCGCCTGGGTGGCTTGGAACAACCGCTGTCAGGGAGTCAAGCCCAATGTGAATCACTGCTTCCGGCGACTACACAGGAACTCGGGTTGA